A portion of the Hoylesella buccalis ATCC 35310 genome contains these proteins:
- a CDS encoding ROK family transcriptional regulator yields the protein MKTILKLEYLHRKPDNYKTILKYLMLHDGCTIPEISKHIGISVPTTTKIITDLMSKGFVASKGKRDQTHGRLPTVYGLSTDSGYFLGIDPSYNSLAMALCDFSGNIVFEKNKIPFQLENTQQCLDTLLDLVNEYIGSLDIQKESILHASMNVSGRVNPFTGVSHSIFDFLDQPLAKYISDQIGIPTCIENDTRAMTFGEYLVGCCKSAKNVLFVNASWGIAIGIIVGGKIYYGKSGFSGEFGHVKAYDNEVLCRCGKKGCLETEVSGMALLRETVKNVLKGKRSILSDKVLKENKELTLSDVLYAIQKEDTLCIETLQKIADQLGRNLAGMINIFNPDMLIIGGDLSQTGDYITQPVQMAIKKYSLNIVNEDSEVVTSILRERAGVVGACMVARYQVVRD from the coding sequence ATGAAGACCATACTAAAATTAGAATACTTGCACCGAAAGCCTGACAATTATAAAACAATTCTCAAGTATCTGATGCTGCATGATGGCTGTACGATACCGGAAATCTCGAAACATATAGGTATCAGCGTTCCAACTACAACAAAGATCATTACAGATCTGATGAGCAAGGGGTTTGTGGCTTCAAAAGGAAAACGTGATCAGACGCACGGTAGGCTTCCTACGGTTTATGGTCTGTCTACCGATTCTGGCTACTTTTTAGGCATCGACCCCAGTTATAACTCTTTAGCTATGGCTCTTTGTGATTTCAGTGGAAACATTGTCTTTGAGAAAAACAAGATTCCCTTTCAATTAGAAAATACACAGCAATGCCTTGACACCTTGCTCGATCTTGTGAATGAATATATTGGCTCTCTTGACATACAAAAGGAATCTATCTTGCATGCTTCTATGAACGTGTCGGGCAGAGTGAATCCGTTCACCGGTGTTAGTCACAGTATATTCGATTTCTTGGATCAGCCTTTAGCCAAGTATATTTCAGATCAGATTGGCATTCCAACGTGCATTGAGAATGATACCAGAGCCATGACTTTTGGCGAATATTTGGTAGGTTGCTGCAAAAGTGCCAAGAATGTGCTGTTTGTCAATGCGAGTTGGGGCATAGCAATCGGCATTATTGTAGGTGGCAAAATATATTATGGGAAATCAGGCTTCTCGGGTGAGTTCGGTCATGTGAAAGCTTATGATAATGAAGTGTTGTGTCGCTGTGGGAAGAAAGGCTGCCTGGAGACAGAGGTTTCAGGTATGGCTCTGTTACGCGAAACAGTGAAAAACGTGTTGAAGGGCAAGCGTTCCATCCTTTCAGACAAAGTGCTCAAAGAGAATAAAGAACTCACACTATCAGATGTTCTGTATGCAATTCAGAAGGAGGACACGCTGTGTATCGAAACTTTGCAGAAGATAGCTGACCAGTTAGGGCGCAATTTGGCAGGCATGATTAACATCTTCAACCCAGACATGTTGATTATCGGTGGCGACTTGTCGCAGACCGGAGATTACATTACACAGCCGGTTCAGATGGCTATCAAGAAATATTCACTGAACATCGTAAATGAAGATTCGGAAGTTGTAACCTCAATATTGCGAGAGAGAGCAGGCGTCGTAGGTGCTTGTATGGTCGCCAGGTATCAAGTTGTTAGAGATTAA
- a CDS encoding helicase HerA-like domain-containing protein yields the protein MYTQEQGLYIAHGQQGPIVMNGKMANRHGLVAGATGTGKTVSLQVMAESFCQAGVPCFMADMKGDLSGISQTGHLTGFIEKRMAEFGIANPQFQSCPVRFFDVYGEQGHPMRATISGMGPELLTRLLELNDTQAGILNIVFRVADDRGLLIIDMKDLRSMLDYVGQHAKEYTTRYGNISSASIGAIQRALLQLESQGADLFFGEPSFDIHDLLQTEGGKGIMNVLAADKLMMQPKLYSTFLLWLISELYATLPEVGDQPLPKLVFFFDEAHMLFEGTSKALIDKIEQVIRLIRSKGVGIYLITQSPTDIPLNILGQLGNRVQHALRAYTPKDQKAVKSAAETFRTNPAFKTEEAITNLETGEALVSFLDEKGAPQMVERAKMLFPLSQIGAITDEQRKAIIAQSSLGRKYDQPIDRESAYEQLLKMEQQAQQETPVEEEKSAPKAATSKGSSLISKVLKSVITALTATFASVLGTAVSNQVTGKKSRSRKTATERAVKNATSAATRTMTREITRSILGNIVK from the coding sequence ATGTATACGCAAGAACAAGGATTATATATTGCACATGGGCAACAAGGCCCTATTGTGATGAATGGCAAAATGGCTAATCGACACGGATTGGTGGCTGGAGCAACGGGAACAGGAAAAACCGTTAGCCTGCAGGTGATGGCAGAATCGTTCTGTCAGGCGGGCGTTCCCTGCTTCATGGCTGACATGAAAGGCGATTTGTCGGGTATCAGTCAGACGGGCCATCTCACAGGTTTTATTGAGAAACGAATGGCAGAATTTGGAATCGCCAATCCGCAGTTCCAGTCTTGTCCGGTGCGGTTCTTCGATGTTTATGGCGAGCAAGGGCATCCCATGCGTGCCACCATTTCGGGGATGGGACCTGAACTGCTGACGCGTCTCCTTGAACTCAACGACACGCAGGCAGGTATTCTCAACATCGTGTTCCGTGTGGCTGACGACCGTGGATTGCTGATTATAGACATGAAGGACTTGCGTTCCATGCTCGACTATGTAGGGCAGCATGCCAAAGAGTACACCACGAGGTATGGAAACATCTCCTCTGCTTCCATCGGAGCCATCCAACGTGCCCTGCTCCAGTTGGAAAGTCAGGGCGCCGACTTGTTCTTTGGCGAACCATCTTTCGATATTCATGACCTGTTGCAGACCGAAGGAGGGAAAGGAATCATGAATGTGTTGGCCGCCGATAAACTGATGATGCAACCCAAACTCTATTCCACTTTTCTGCTCTGGTTAATCTCTGAACTCTATGCGACGTTGCCCGAAGTGGGCGATCAGCCACTGCCCAAGCTGGTATTCTTCTTCGATGAGGCACACATGTTGTTTGAGGGTACGTCAAAAGCCTTGATTGATAAGATTGAACAGGTGATACGCCTCATCCGAAGCAAGGGCGTGGGCATCTACTTAATCACCCAAAGTCCTACGGACATCCCACTCAACATTCTTGGACAGTTGGGCAATCGGGTGCAGCATGCGCTTCGTGCTTACACGCCAAAAGATCAGAAAGCGGTGAAAAGTGCTGCGGAAACATTCCGCACGAACCCTGCCTTTAAAACCGAAGAGGCTATTACAAACCTTGAAACCGGCGAGGCCTTGGTGTCGTTCTTGGATGAGAAAGGGGCACCACAGATGGTTGAAAGGGCCAAAATGCTGTTTCCATTGAGTCAAATTGGGGCCATCACGGACGAACAGCGCAAAGCTATTATCGCTCAATCGAGCTTGGGAAGAAAATACGACCAGCCCATTGATCGTGAAAGTGCTTACGAACAACTCCTCAAAATGGAACAGCAGGCACAGCAAGAAACACCTGTAGAAGAAGAAAAATCAGCACCGAAAGCCGCAACAAGTAAGGGCAGCAGCCTGATCAGCAAGGTGTTGAAATCGGTCATCACCGCCCTCACAGCCACTTTTGCCTCGGTATTAGGAACGGCAGTTTCTAACCAGGTGACGGGTAAGAAATCGCGTTCTCGCAAGACAGCCACTGAGCGTGCTGTTAAAAATGCCACGTCGGCTGCTACTCGCACCATGACGCGTGAGATTACTCGCAGCATCTTGGGCAATATTGTAAAGTAG
- a CDS encoding TonB-dependent receptor, whose product MVKEQFNKRNPLWFKHFNRKGYSLFAALGKEVLISVLSVSTLTYAKADGVSVRHDLEGDSLARQEVKLEEVVVTGSRAPLTVSQQSRMVTVLSRKDIESAPVQSVNDLLKLAIGVDVRQKGPLGALTDVGIRGGNSEQVTILLNGINICDAQTAHNAFDIPVDLSEIERIEVLEGPAGRVYGTSSLLGAINIVTKAAARTSLTARMESGSYGYLSTGLRGNIARNNWNNQLSLSATRSDGYSRSKAGNLNADYRTLKSFYQGSYQDSWVDVKWHAGMSLKDFGSNTFYGVKWDNQFEHTFKTFTAIQAENKQGKFHLRPSVYWNRGMDRFELFRGEPDKYPFNYHRTDVYGVNLNAYFDWVGGRTAFGAELRHEDLMSGNLGEKLENPQHIHGTDRQYTNGLQRTNTQFVFEHNVLLNRFTLSAGLIAVKNSQANMNMRVYPGVDMSYRIGDAFKLYASYNTSLRMPSMTELFYSVGGHKADKHLKPEELSALEGGVKYDNPYINAKAAVYYNHHKNLIDWIQDGTRNEKNELVWKSVNFGVINSLGVESSFDFNFLRILPSQRFLKNVSLGYSFIHQDHQEEKGIVSKYVLEYLKHKLVADAQLHLIGKLDLGVSCRYLDRMGSYKDREGVAHSYKPYSVVDARLSWNESNWKAYLNANNVLNKTYMDAGNVPQPGIWLVAGAAITL is encoded by the coding sequence ATGGTAAAAGAACAGTTTAACAAGCGCAATCCGCTGTGGTTCAAGCATTTTAACCGCAAAGGATATTCGCTCTTCGCTGCTCTTGGCAAAGAAGTTTTGATTAGTGTCCTCAGCGTAAGCACCTTGACTTACGCGAAGGCCGATGGCGTAAGTGTGCGCCACGACTTGGAAGGGGACAGCCTCGCACGCCAGGAAGTGAAGCTCGAAGAGGTGGTTGTCACCGGCTCGCGCGCTCCGCTGACCGTCAGTCAGCAATCGAGAATGGTAACTGTACTGAGCCGAAAGGATATTGAATCGGCTCCGGTACAAAGTGTTAATGACCTATTGAAATTGGCAATAGGGGTAGATGTCCGCCAGAAAGGCCCATTGGGCGCATTGACCGACGTGGGTATCCGTGGCGGAAACTCGGAGCAGGTCACTATTCTGTTGAATGGTATCAATATCTGCGATGCGCAAACCGCGCACAATGCGTTCGACATTCCTGTTGATTTGAGTGAAATTGAACGCATAGAAGTCTTGGAAGGTCCAGCTGGTAGGGTTTATGGCACATCTTCTTTGTTAGGTGCCATTAACATTGTCACCAAAGCGGCAGCCCGCACTTCACTCACAGCTCGCATGGAAAGTGGCTCGTATGGCTATCTCTCCACAGGTCTAAGGGGCAATATCGCCCGTAATAACTGGAACAACCAGCTTTCTCTCTCGGCTACTCGAAGCGATGGTTATTCACGCAGTAAGGCAGGAAACCTGAACGCTGATTACCGTACGCTCAAGTCATTTTATCAAGGAAGCTATCAAGATAGTTGGGTTGATGTGAAGTGGCATGCAGGCATGAGCTTGAAAGATTTTGGCTCAAACACGTTTTATGGCGTGAAATGGGACAACCAGTTTGAGCATACTTTCAAGACGTTCACAGCCATACAAGCCGAAAACAAGCAAGGTAAATTCCATCTTCGCCCTTCTGTTTATTGGAACCGAGGCATGGATAGGTTTGAGTTGTTTCGCGGCGAGCCTGACAAATATCCGTTCAACTACCACCGAACCGACGTGTATGGCGTCAATCTGAATGCCTACTTTGATTGGGTTGGAGGTAGAACTGCCTTTGGTGCTGAACTGAGACATGAAGACTTGATGAGTGGAAACCTTGGGGAGAAGCTCGAGAACCCACAGCACATTCATGGCACTGACCGTCAGTACACCAACGGATTGCAACGCACCAATACACAATTTGTATTTGAACATAACGTGCTACTCAATAGGTTTACCCTTTCGGCGGGCTTGATTGCCGTGAAAAACAGTCAGGCGAACATGAACATGCGTGTGTATCCAGGGGTAGATATGAGCTATCGCATCGGTGATGCCTTTAAGCTTTATGCCTCGTATAACACCTCACTGCGCATGCCATCCATGACGGAATTGTTCTATTCTGTAGGTGGTCACAAGGCAGACAAGCACCTCAAACCAGAGGAACTGTCCGCCCTTGAGGGAGGTGTCAAGTATGACAATCCTTACATCAACGCCAAGGCAGCCGTGTATTACAATCATCACAAAAACCTGATAGACTGGATACAAGACGGTACACGCAATGAAAAAAATGAATTGGTGTGGAAAAGTGTCAACTTTGGCGTTATCAATTCGTTGGGTGTTGAGAGTAGTTTCGACTTTAATTTCTTGCGCATTTTGCCATCACAGCGTTTCTTGAAGAACGTGTCTTTGGGATATTCGTTTATCCATCAAGACCATCAGGAGGAAAAAGGCATTGTCAGCAAATATGTCTTAGAATATCTCAAGCACAAGTTGGTGGCTGATGCACAGTTACATCTCATTGGTAAATTGGATTTAGGCGTGTCTTGCCGCTATCTCGACCGTATGGGAAGCTACAAGGACAGAGAGGGAGTAGCTCACTCGTACAAGCCTTATAGCGTGGTGGACGCACGTCTGTCGTGGAACGAAAGTAATTGGAAGGCGTACCTCAATGCCAACAACGTCTTGAACAAGACATACATGGATGCAGGCAATGTGCCACAACCGGGAATCTGGCTGGTGGCTGGTGCTGCCATCACGCTGTAG